TGCAGGCGATATCCAAATTGGGTTTGTCGTGCCCGGTGGAGGTCGTCAATGATGGCTGGAACGGTCTGTACGCTGGCGCGACCCGCGGGATAGGCGTCAACGTCACCGCTGGGTCCGGAGTCAATTGCCGCGGGCGTGGCAGAAACGGACAGGAGGGCAGGATCGTCGGCAATGGCGTGGAGTTCGGCGAATTCGGTGGCGCGATGGATATCGTTCTGCATGCTCAGCAGCAAGTAAACTATGCTTGGATCAAACGAATACCGCCCACGCAGCTCACAAACATTTTCCTCGAAGCCACAGGCGCGCGAGATGAAATGGATTTGATGGAAGGGCTTTCCAACAATTATTACCATCCATTTCCGCATCTTGCCGTTGAGATTGCCGATGCGGCAGAGAAGGGCGATCATGCGGCAGTCGAAGTCATGCGGCGATCGGGTGAAGAATTGGGTTGGCTGGCGGTGTCGGTGGCGCGGCAGATCGAAATGGAAAATGAGGTGGTCGAGATCGTTCAATCGGGCAGCGTGTTCAATGCCGGCGATATTCTCATCCAGCCCATGCAGGGCGTCATCCTGAATCACGTTCCCAAGGCAAGGTTGATTCGCCTCGACTGTCCACCAGTGGTGGGCGCGGTCGTTCTTAGCATGGAGCATGCTGACTTCGATGGGTATTCTGTTCGTGGCAGGATCGTCCGAACTGCAAAGGAACTGGTCATATGAAGATCGGCTACGCACACACGGTCATCACGCCTTCGCTGGATAAACCCGTTTATCTCGCGGGCTTCGGCAACGGCCGCCGCGCAGAAACCATCCACGATGATCTTTACGTCCGCGCGCTTGCTCTTCAAGCCGGGCAAACCACATTGGTATTGGTGGCGCTCGACCTGATCGGTTTCTTCCGCCCTGACGTGTACGAAGTGATCGGGAAAGTGAATCGCCCGGATGCGCAGATCGTCATCGCATCCACTCACACCCATCACGGACCCGACACGATGGGGCTATGGGGGCGCGACCAAAAGACCCGCGGTGTGGATGCGGATTACATGCGCGATACCAAACAAAAGATCGTGGATGTAACTCACGCCTCTCTTTCCGCGCTCAAACCTGCTTCTGCTAAATGGGCTTCTGTCCACGTCCCAGGCTTGGTCAAGAACGCGCGCAACCCTGAGATACTTGACAATGAACTAACACTGCTCCAATTTCTGGGTACTGATTACCGTTCACTGGTCACTCTTTTCAACTTCCCCTGCCACCCCGAAGTGTTATCGGAGCACAATCCACACATCACGTCTGATTATGTTCATTGTCTTCGCGAGGAGGTCGAAAAGCAGACCGGCGCTCCGTGCATTTTCTTATCTGGCGCATTGGGCGGCATGATGACCCCTGATGTTAAAGACCACTCGTTTGAAGAAGCCGAGATTATGGGGAGGAGGCTGGCAAGGGAGGGGTTGAAGGCGTTGAGTGCAGTGAGAGGCAGCGACCAATCGCCAGTGATCAGTATGGCAAAAAAGGAAATTAAAGCTAAACTCACCAACATCCTATACAAACTCGCCTTTGGACGAAAACTCCTGCCGGATGTGCGTGATAAAGAAGGTTACATCACCACAGAGGTCAATCTCATCAAGATCGGCGGGTTGTGGTTGGCAACGGTACCGGGGGAGTTACTGCCCAAGTTGGGTTTACAACTCAAGGCGTGGATGAAAGAGGCGGGTGCACAGGTGACAGGCGTGATTGGGCTGGCGAACGATGAGTTGGGCTACATCCTGCCTGTCGAAGATTTCAAATATCCGTGGAACCCGTTCAAGCCAGGGAAACACTACGAAGAAACGAATTCCATTGGGAAGGATATCGCGCCGAAGGTGATGGATGGTATTAGAAATCTGTTGTAAATCAAATCGAAGGAGTATCAAATGTCTGAATTAGCGATTTTAGGTGGAAGCAAAACCCGCACAGAGTCTTATCCAGAATGGCCTGTGTGGGATCAACGCGATATCGAAGCAGTGATCGAAGTCGTTAAATCGGGGCGTTGGGGTGGGTATCCGTACCCTGGTCCGAAGACATCGGAGTTGGCGAAAAAGTTTGCTGAATTGCAGGGCGGCGGCTATGCTGTGCCGATGACGAATGGGACGATCACAATGGAAGTGGCGTTGCGTGCCGCAGGAATTGGCTGGGGCGATGAAGTCATTGTGCCTGCTTATACGTTTCAGGCGACCGCCTCCGCACCGATGGGAGCGGGTGCGATTCCGGTCCTTGTGGATGTGGACCCGAAAACATATTGTCTCGACCCGAAAGCGGCGGAGAAAGCCATCACGCCGAAAACGAAGGCGATCATCCCTGTGCATCTCGGCTCGAACATGGCAGACATGGACGCGATCATGGCGCTGGCTGAGAAACACAACTTGATCGTGATTGAAGATTGCGCACACGCCCACGGTGCAAAATGGAACGGTCAGGGTGCAGGGACAATCGGCCACTTCGGCTCGTTCTCGCTGCAATCGTCGAAGACGCTCACCTCGGGCGAAGGCGGAATCTTGCTTTGCAAATCTGCCGAACATGCCGCGCTTGCCGCGTCGATCATTGACTGCGGACGTAAACATGCCCTGGGCGGCGGGGGAGAAGATGCGCATGGTCTGGCTATTCAAGGCGGAAACTTCCGCTTGAGTGAAATGCAGGCCGCGCTGGCGTTGGTTGGCATTGAACGTTTTCCCCAGCAGGCAAAGCAGCGCGAAGAGATGGCGGCATACATGGACGAAGCCTTGAGCGAGCTTCCCGGTGTGCGCGTGTTGAAACGTGACCCGCGTCATACCACCCGCTCGTTCTACCGCTACATTTTTGCGATTGATCCAAAAGAATTTGGCGTGGAGCACGATATTCTATGCGCCGCGCTGGATGCAGAGGGAATCGATTGCTGGGTGGGCTATGAAGCCATGCACAACTATGAATTGTTCCAGCCGCAGAAATCGAAACTGGCGGTACCGAATGCCTTTCCACAATATTTTGATTTCAAAAAAATGAACCTGCCCGAAGCCACCCGCGCTTGTGAGCATGAAGCGGTATGGCTGGATGAAGCGGTTTTCCGCGCAGGATCGAAAGGCGTGGATGATGCCGTGGAGGCGATCAAGAAGATACAAAGGAATGCCGCAGACTTGAATGCGGCGGCGGAGGCGTTGAGGAAGAAGTACGGGAAGTAAAGAATTGTTGTTACAAGAATTAACGCCCTGTCTATTTTGACAGGGCGTTGAACTAATCAACGATTATGCTGTTACAGCAGTCCTAAATTAATACCCATATCATTTACTTTGTATGATTTATTTATATCACCCGCCGATCTGACTCATGCCGCGTTGTGAACCGGCGGGCACAGTTGTGAGCATCTTGTGATGCTGTGGTTTATTGAGAATGGCTTGGCGATAATGATCGTCCAGGGGTTGCCCTGAGCGTACAGCCTCGCGTAACGAGATTTCATTGGAGTTATCGAGGCACGGTCGTAATTTCCCGTCCGCTGTAAGGCGAAGGCGGTTGCAGGTATCACAAAAATGTTCGCCAAGCGGTGAAATAAATCCCACCGTGCCCAAAGCACCCGGAATACGAAACGTCCTTGCCGGACCGTTACCGATGACGGCTTGTACCGGTTGTATGTCGAACGCTGAAAGCTGCGCGCGCATCTCTTGTACAGAAACATATCGCTCGGAGGGGGTTGGAAAACCATCTCCCCAATCTTGTATATTCCCGACCGGCATCAGCTCGATAAAACGTACGTGCCAGTCATGTACAATGGTCAACCTGGCGAGGGCGGGCAATTCGTCGTCGTTGAGTCCGCGCACGATCACGGTATTCAACTTGATGGGCGTGAGATGCGCCCGTTCGGCGGCGGCAATCCCCTCCCACACCTGGTCAATGTCTCCGCCGCGGGTGATGCGTGTGAACTTCTTGCGGTCGAGCGTATCCAGACTGATATTGACACGGCTCAAGCGCGCATCGGCGAGCGGCTGCGCCAGCCGTCCGAGCAGCATTGCATTGGTTGTTAGGCTTACTTCTTCGATATTTGGGATGGAGGCGATGCGGCGCACGATCTCAACGATGAGTGGATGCATCAACGGTTCGCCGCCTGTCAATCTCACGCGTCTCACTCCCCACCTTGAAGCTGTTTCGACGACCCGCAGAATTTCATCCGCTGAAAGTTGTTCCTCCCTCGGCTGCCATTGCAAACCGTCCTTCGGCATGCAATAAACGCATCGGAGATTGCAGCGATCTGTGAGAGAGATACGCAGGTATGTGATCGAACGCCCGAATGGATCGATGAAGTCTTTCATGCGAATAGGGTGGTTAACCAATAGGTGCCGACTGCAATCGACAGGATGGTGCCCAATGCGCGGCGGACACCTGAGATCGAGAACCGGATCGCGCCCAACCGACTGCCGATCAACGCGCCAGCCAGACCGAAGATCAGAAGCGAAACGCCGAACTCGCCAAAATCCAGGGTTCCGGTTGCGACGCGGCCGAACAACCCGCTCAACGAATTGACGGCGATGAATCCTCCCGCAGATGCGGCAGCTTCCTTGGCATTCCCCCATTGCATGAGAATGATAAGCGGTGAGAGAAAGATACCGCCGCCGATGCCTATCATTCCCGAGAGCAGGCCAATGGCGGCTCCACTGATCAATGCGAGCCATAACGGGACCGGACGATGTTTCCAATCCGGTGCTTCGCTGATCACGGGGGCTAGAACCATGCGCAATGCAAGATAAGTCAACATCACATACAATAAAGTTGTATATGTCCTATCGGTGAGCTTTATTGTGGCGCCCAGAAATGCCGCCGGGATCGAAGCCACAAGGAACGGAAGCAGCAACCGCAGGCGAAAATGACCGGCGCGCATGTAATTCACAAATGATATGGACGAAACAAAGATGTTCAATACCAGGGCTGTGCTCGCCATGACCGCCACCGGAATGCCAAAAAAGCTCATGGCAACCAGGTACCCCGACGCGCCGCCAAAACCCGCGCTGGAATACAATAAGGCGATCGCGAAAACAAGAAACGAGATCAGAATGTCTGTCACGGCTGTGAGTTCTCGAGGATGGGAATTGAGACCGGGATCCGATAATAGGAATATCCGGC
This portion of the Anaerolineales bacterium genome encodes:
- a CDS encoding ATPase, whose product is MRYFLGIDVGSSKTHALIADETGQCVGFGASGGGNHQGVGYEGLERVLNVSFEGALKMSGLDRAQLAGAGFGVAGCDFPSDREPHLQAISKLGLSCPVEVVNDGWNGLYAGATRGIGVNVTAGSGVNCRGRGRNGQEGRIVGNGVEFGEFGGAMDIVLHAQQQVNYAWIKRIPPTQLTNIFLEATGARDEMDLMEGLSNNYYHPFPHLAVEIADAAEKGDHAAVEVMRRSGEELGWLAVSVARQIEMENEVVEIVQSGSVFNAGDILIQPMQGVILNHVPKARLIRLDCPPVVGAVVLSMEHADFDGYSVRGRIVRTAKELVI
- a CDS encoding DegT/DnrJ/EryC1/StrS family aminotransferase yields the protein MSELAILGGSKTRTESYPEWPVWDQRDIEAVIEVVKSGRWGGYPYPGPKTSELAKKFAELQGGGYAVPMTNGTITMEVALRAAGIGWGDEVIVPAYTFQATASAPMGAGAIPVLVDVDPKTYCLDPKAAEKAITPKTKAIIPVHLGSNMADMDAIMALAEKHNLIVIEDCAHAHGAKWNGQGAGTIGHFGSFSLQSSKTLTSGEGGILLCKSAEHAALAASIIDCGRKHALGGGGEDAHGLAIQGGNFRLSEMQAALALVGIERFPQQAKQREEMAAYMDEALSELPGVRVLKRDPRHTTRSFYRYIFAIDPKEFGVEHDILCAALDAEGIDCWVGYEAMHNYELFQPQKSKLAVPNAFPQYFDFKKMNLPEATRACEHEAVWLDEAVFRAGSKGVDDAVEAIKKIQRNAADLNAAAEALRKKYGK
- the moaA gene encoding GTP 3',8-cyclase MoaA; protein product: MKDFIDPFGRSITYLRISLTDRCNLRCVYCMPKDGLQWQPREEQLSADEILRVVETASRWGVRRVRLTGGEPLMHPLIVEIVRRIASIPNIEEVSLTTNAMLLGRLAQPLADARLSRVNISLDTLDRKKFTRITRGGDIDQVWEGIAAAERAHLTPIKLNTVIVRGLNDDELPALARLTIVHDWHVRFIELMPVGNIQDWGDGFPTPSERYVSVQEMRAQLSAFDIQPVQAVIGNGPARTFRIPGALGTVGFISPLGEHFCDTCNRLRLTADGKLRPCLDNSNEISLREAVRSGQPLDDHYRQAILNKPQHHKMLTTVPAGSQRGMSQIGG
- a CDS encoding sulfite exporter TauE/SafE family protein, translated to MTDILISFLVFAIALLYSSAGFGGASGYLVAMSFFGIPVAVMASTALVLNIFVSSISFVNYMRAGHFRLRLLLPFLVASIPAAFLGATIKLTDRTYTTLLYVMLTYLALRMVLAPVISEAPDWKHRPVPLWLALISGAAIGLLSGMIGIGGGIFLSPLIILMQWGNAKEAAASAGGFIAVNSLSGLFGRVATGTLDFGEFGVSLLIFGLAGALIGSRLGAIRFSISGVRRALGTILSIAVGTYWLTTLFA